Genomic DNA from Carnobacterium divergens DSM 20623:
TCTTTGTCTTGATAGTCTCGTTCTGCACCGACGCCCACCTCAATTAAATCTGTTGGCTGATTTAAGATGCTGGCATCAGCTGTTGTAGCATTTGAAAAAACAATCGCACCAGATGGAGAAGTGGATGTTTCCATTTTGTGAGGGTGCTTAGTACCATCAGCATCTACTAATTGAACCAGTAAACCTTCGCTTGTAATAGACGTATTCTCAGCAGAAGCAACCGTTAAAGCTTCTGTTGTGACGCCAGGAGACCCTAGTGTTCCTGTGTCTAACGTTCCTAATTTATTTTGTGGATCAACACTTGTATTATCAGTGGTACTCATGCTGCTATTTCCTGCCGAAATAACCGACAAGACACCTGCTTCAGCCGCTTGTTTAATGACCAATTGTTCAGGTGAGTTAGGATCAACGGTACCAGAAACAGATCCTAAGCTCATATTCAAGACGTCTGCTCCTAATTTAACGGAGTCTTCGATAGCTGCAATCACATCATCATCTAAAGCGGTTGCCACACGAGTATTATTTGGAAAAACCTTCATTGCGAGTAGCTGTGCTTCTGGTGCAACCCCAAGAACTGCTTTTGCTGGATCATCGCCGACGCCATTTGCAGCAACAATGCCAGCAACGTGCATCCCATGCATGCCAGTACCTGGATTTGTATCGACAATATCTTCGTTGTTATCAGCGTAGTTGTGACCAAAAGGAACTTTTCGAGTAAAGGCTTGACCATAGCCAAGCTTTTTAACGCTTCCGGCTCCAGCATCAAGAGAAATTTTTTCTTTTGTATCATCTGATAGTCGCAAGTCTTTATGGGTTGGATCAACACCAGAGTCAATAATTGCAACAACCATGCCTTCTCCTTTTAATTGATGTTGTTCCCAGACTTGTTGGACGTTTGCTAATTGATTTGCATCAATGGATGTTGGGGAATAAACCTTTGCAGCAGAAACGGCTTCTACGCCGTCCATTGCTTTAATCGCATCAACATCTTTGTATTTTGCATCGATTGAAAAAGCATTGATTAAGTAACCAAATGAACGATCGCTTTTATTTCCGGTTAATGATTCGATTTTATTTTTAATGGTTGTTTGACTTTCAATAACGGAATCAGCTGCTTGATCAATTGATTGAACAGAAGATTTTGACCCCGTTGGGACATCCAGACGTTCAATTGCAGCATCTTTTTTTAATTGAATGATTAATCGAATTTCTTGATTGTCGTCAAAAGAGTTTTCATTAAATTGGTTCATGTCAAAACCACGACTTGCTAACTGGGCTTTTACATTTTCTTCAAAAGCTTTTTTACTAAGATCATGGATAGAATCTTCGCTTTTTTTGTGAGCCTCCATCAACTGTTGATAATTGGTTGTTTGCTGTGGCGGTGTTGCTTTTTCGCTCCAAGCAGTTGCTGAAAAGGTACTAAAACCAGTAGAAAGCATTAAAATCGTTAGTAAAAAACGACTCCTTCTTTTGCGCTTTCTTGTGTAACCAAACTTCTCCATTTTAAAATCCCCCTTTTTACTTTTATGATAGTCAAATAAAAGTATTAGGTTTATTATAATCTAATTTTAATTATAATTCAATTGATTTTTAATAATTTTTGAAAATTCAGTTAAATTGGTCTATTAATCTTCTATTAGTAAGAGTTGATTCAAGTCAAGGAGTTGAGTACAATAATAGAAAGAACCAGCGGACTAGAGCCTTGAACCGGTTTAGCTAAAAAGGAGAGCACAATTATGTTGGAAAGCAGTCAACAAAAAGGTCAGTCATTAGCACAACAAGTGGCAAGTAAGATGGAAGAGTTCATTAAGGAACAGCGCTATAAAGTGGGAGATAAGCTACCAAATGAATTTGAACTAGCAACCGAATTAAACGTTGGAAGAGGAACGATTCGAGAAGCCATTAAATTATTAGCTGCACGAAATGTTGTAATAATCCAACGAGGAAAGGGGACATTTGTATCTGAAAACCCTGGTTTGACAGAAGATCCACTTGGTTTGAGCTTTATTACAGATAAAAAAAGGCTAAGCCACGATTTAATGGATGTTCGTGTGATGATTGAACCTGAAATAGCCAAATTAGCAGCAGAACACGCGACTCCTGCTGAGGTAGAAGAAATGGAAGCGATATGTTTAGCGATTGAGAAGCTGATTCATGAAAATAAAAACCATGAAGAAAAAGATATCCAGCTACATTCGGCTATTGCAAAAGCGAGTAAAAATGTCGTAGTACCTAGTTTAATTCCGATTATTCAAACGGCCATTTCGTTATTTATTAATTTAACCAATCGAAGTTTAAAAGAAGAAACGATTGAAACCCATCGACAAATTGTGGAAGCGATAAAAATTAAAGATGGTGAGGCTGCTAAAAAGGCAATGCAGCGACATCTAGGCTACAACAAAGATGAATTAAATATTTAAAAAAGCATCCAAACTCCAGGGATGTTTTTTTTATGGTTGACATTCGTTTTAGAAAGCGTTATCATTTTTATAGACATACGACGTATGACGTCTCAAAAATAGGTCAAGGAGTGACGATGATGAAAATTGGCATTATTGGATTAGGCAAAATGGGCATTAATTTAGCAGAAAATTGTGTGGATGCAGGACATCAAGTTGTGGGGTATGATTTACACTTACCTCAATTAGCTGAAAATCAAAATGAAATGACACTGGTCAACCATTTAAGTCAAATGATTGAAGAACTACCGCGTCCACGAATCATTTGGTCAATGGTACCAAGTGGAGCACCAACAGAAGCTATTTTTCAAGAAATGATGACACTCCTTGAACCGGAAGATATTTTTATTGATGGTGGGAACTCTAATTATAAGGAGTCTGTGATACGTGGCAAATTAATGGCAGAAAAACAGCTTTATTTTTTTGATGTAGGAACTTCTGGTGGCATGAAAGGCGCTCGAGAAGGCGCTTGTTTTATGATTGGTGGCGATGAACACATCTTTAAACAAATTGAACCTCTTTTCGCGGGAATTGCAGTTGCCAACGGATACTTATATGCCGGAGCAGTTGGAAGTGGACATTATTTAAAAATGGTTCATAACGGGATTGAATATGGAATGATGCAAGCCATTGGCGAAGGTTTTGATCTTTTGGAACATGCTCCTTATTCGTTTGATTATGAAAAAGTAGCGAAGGTTTGGAATAATGGTTCGGTTATTCGTTCATGGTTGATGGAACTGACTCAATCAGCTTTTAAAAAAGACCAACGTTTAGAAGAAATTCAAGGAATCATGTATTCATCAGGTGAAGGCAAGTGGACAGTTGAGGAATCTTTAGAACAACAAGTGGCTACGCCGATTATTACAATGTCTTTGATGATGCGTTATCGCTCGCTTTATCCAGATACGTTTAGTGGAAAAGTCGTTGCAGCATTACGAAATGAATTTGGTGGTCATGAAGTTGAAAAGAAATAGAGGTGGAGAAAAATGAAAGATTATGTCATTGGTGTAGATATTGGCACAACAAGTACGAAAGCTGTTTTGTATGATAAAAATGGAAATGTTAAAGGATATGCTAATAAAGAGTATCCATTGTATCAAGAAATACCAGATATGGCGGAGCAAGATCCGGATGAGATTTTTGAAACCGTGATTGATGTTCTAACAGCGGTGGTTAGAAAAAGTGGAGCAGATGTGGCTAGAATCGCTGGGGTTTCATTTTCAAGTGCGATGCATAGTTTAATTTTGCTAGATGAAGAGAATCAATTGTTGACTCGTTGCATTACGTGGGCGGATAATCGCGCTTATCATCAAGCAGAGGAACTAAAAAATTCAGCTGCAGGCTTAGCAATTTATCACCGGACAGGAACACCGATTCATCCGATGTCGCCTTTAAGTAAAATCTTGTGGCTAAAAGAGGAACATCCTGACTTGATTCAACAGACGGCTCATTTTATTGGGATTAAGGAATATGTGTTTTATAAACTATTCGGTCAATTTAAAGTGGACTTCTCAATTGCATCGGCAACAGGCTTATTCAATATTCACGAATTACGTTGGGACGATGAAGTTCTTGCGCTTTTGGATATTTCCAACGAGCAACTTTCTGAGTTAGTTGAAACTGATCATCAAGTAATGGGGTTAAAACAATCTTATGCTGAAGTTATGGGATTGCCGATTGACACACCTTTTATTGTCGGCGCAAGTGATGGCTGTTTATCTAATTTAGGAGTCAATGCGATTGATGGAAAAACTCTTGCCTTGACAATTGGTACGAGTGGAGCTGTTCGGATGGTTACCGATAAACCTGTGACAGACGCTCAGGGTAGAACGTTTTGTTATGCTCTTACAAAGGATAAATGGGTGATTGGTGGGCCAGTTAATAACGGGGGAATTGTTTTCCGCTGGGTAAGAGATCAATTATTTGCCCCTGAAAAAATTACTGCAGAACAAATGCAAGTTGACAGTTATGAAATTTTAACACAGATTGCAGAAAAAATTCCAGCAGGTTCAGATGGATTGCTGTTTCATCCTTTCTTAGGAGGGGAACGGGCACCTCTTTGGGATGCCAATGCAAAAGGCTCTTTTATTGGCTTAACAACGAGACATACAAGAGCACATATGGTGCGAGCATCACTTGAAGGGATTGTTTTTAACTTATATTCAGTGATGTTGATTTTGGAAGAGCTGGTTGAACGACCAGAAAGAATTCATGCCACAGGAGGATTTGCTCGTTCTGCATTATGGCGTCAGCTATTAGCAGACATATTTGAACAAGAGGTTTCCATTCCAGAAAGTTATGAAAGTTCTTGTTTAGGAGCAGCAGTTATTGGAATGGAAAGTCTAGGCTTGATTGAATCCATTGAGGAAGTGTCCTCGATGATTGGGGTAACGAATCAACATATTCCTAATGAAGCTCATTTTCCAGTCTATCGTGAATTATTGCCTATTTTTATCCGCACTACTCGACTGCTACAAAGTGAATTTCAAGCGATTGCCGATTTTCAACGAAAATATACTCATTAGCATCAACCACTAGGAGGGAAAATAGATGGAATTATTAATAGTAGGTTTAGGTATTCTAATTCTTTTGTTCTTGATTATGAAGGTGAAGTTAAATACATTTGTTTCTTTAGTCATTGTTTCAATTTTAGTCGCAGTTGGGTTAGGAATGCCGTTAACGCAAATTATTACCACTGTTGAAAATGGTATTGGTAGTCAGTTGGGCCATTTGGCATTGGTCTTTGGTTTTGGAGCAATTTTAGGTAAGTTAGTGTCAGATGCCGGCGGAGCATACCGTATTTCCACAACCCTTATTAATAAGTTTGGTCGTAAGAAAATTCAAATTGCGGTGTTAATTGCATCATTTATTATTGGGATTGCGCTGTTCTTTGAAGTAGGTCTTGTCTTACTAATTCCGATTATTTTTACCATTGCAAGTGAGCTAGGGATTTCAATACTTTACTTAGGAATCCCAATGGCTGCAGCCTTATCTGTCACTCATGGTTTTTTACCTCCTCATCCAGCTCCAACAGCGATTTCAGGAATTTATAACGCAAATATCGGTATGGTATTGCTTTATGGTTTTTTGATAGCGATTCCAACAAGTATTATTGCAGGTCCGTTATATACAAAAGTAGCACAAAAACTTGTACCAGATGCATTTAATCGCACAGGAAATATTGCAGCTTTAGGAAAACAGAAAAAATTTGTTCTTGAAGAAACACCAGGTTTTGGAATCAGTACATTGACGTCATTATTCCCAGTTATTTTGATGGCGCTTGCAACATGTTATGAACTGTTAAGTGGTGGAAAAATCACAGAAAAATCTTCTATGTTTGATCAAGTGATTGCTTTTATTGGCACCCCAGGTATGGCAATGCTCTTATCCTTATTGTTTGCAATCTATACGATGGGGATACGTCGCAAACAAACGATGCCAGAAATTATGAAATCAGCAGAGGAAGCCATTAAACAAATTGCAATGATGTTATTGATTATTGGTGGTGGAGGAGCCTTCAAACAAGTGTTGATTGACGGTGGTGTGGGAGATTACGTGGCACAATTATTTGTCCACTCAACGTTATCCCCTTTGATTTTAGGCTGGGTAATTGCGGCAGTTTTAAGAATTTGTCTAGGTTCTGCAACAGTAGCTGCATTGACAGCAGCTGGTTTGGCTGCGCCTTTAATGGCAGCTACTGGAACCAATCCAGCATTGATGGTGATTGCTACTGGAGCAGGCAGTTTGATTGCCTCTCATGTTAACGATGCAGGTTTTTGGATGTTCAAAGAGTACTTTAACTTATCCATTAAAGAAACATTTGCTACATGGACCGTTTTAGAGTCAATTATTTCAATCGTGGGATTGATTGGCGCTTTGACTTTGAATTTAATCGTCTAATTTAAAAGCTCAGATTCTTATAGAATCTGAGCTTTTCGTCTGTTAAAAAGAATAAAAAACAAGTAAAAATGCCACTAATATCAATTCTAGTAACGTAACTAAAAAAAGTAAGAGGATAGGAATCCAACTTTTTTTAGAGGTTTCAGGATGTTTATGATGATAAGTGATTTCTTGATGGTAAAAATAAAAAAATTCAACGAAACTAATTGTAACGAGAATGGCGCCAAAAGCGATTAAGTAATACATTAAAGTCATCCAGCCTTCCTCCTACGATTTCGTTTATTAAGAACAATCAATAATATTCCCACGCTCAAACTGCAACTCGCAAAAAGAATGACCCAGAGTTTAGGCAAGACAAAACGATCAATCGCGTTGGCATTTAATTTTTTTGCTTCTTCTTTTTTTATATCAAAATCAGTTGACCAAGACCATGAGTTATCAGCGCTTTTTGCTGTAGTATGAACGGTGTATTTACCTGGTTTCATATCCGTGTTTCCCCAAGGAATTTGAAAATCCATTACAGAATTAGGTGCAAAGGTAGCGGATTTAAGCTGACTTTTTTTTAATACTTCTGTTTGATTTTTTTGGTAAGTGTTGCATGGATAGTCACATTGTTGGCAATAGCAGGAGTAGTGTTGGCAATTTTGATATTGATGGATCGATAGTCATTTACTAAATCTGCCTTTGCACGAAGCAGATTTAAATTTGCTGAAACATATTTTTTTTCAGACAGCATCAGTGCAGTAATATAAGAAAAATTGTTGGTGAGCTGAGCTTCGTCTTGTTTGCTATTTTTTAACTGAGATTCGATTCCGCCAAGAAGTACCCCTTGGAAGTGGTTATCAGGAATTTTAATATATATGGAAACGAATCGGTTTTGATACGGTGGAATAACTACATCCCGACTTTCCTTAGGAATTTCCACCAATTTGGTAATAGTTTGTTCTAATCGATAGGATTCAAGACCTGATCGATCAGAGTATTCAATTAATCCATTACGATTCGTTTTAGCTAAGTGGAATTTATTTTCAACCGTGATTTCTTCATTGGTATTATTGTGTAATTCAAGTTGGATTTCTTGTGAAAAATTTGGAGTGACTTCTAAATCGAAGTATGAATTTTCAGGAGTGAGTTGGTTCTCTGGTAAAAGAGCTTTGACTGTAAAGGCAACAGATTGATTATTGCCTTTTGTTTCGGCAACACTTAAAGAGGGGAACCAATAGAAACTAAGGAATAGAGAAAATGTCGTAAGCAATACAAGGAAAACGGATGGTTCTTTTTTCAAAATAGTAGGACTCCTTTAATTCATTGCGCAAGAACTTGATTAAATTTCCTACGCAATGCTGATAGTTTATTAAGGTGTTTGATTTGGTCCAGCAGTTAAGGTCCAAGTAATTTTTCCAGCATAATCGTCGCCAACTTTTACTTTTGCCAAATCTGCCACCTTTAATTGAAGCTGATCTGCAGGGATTAAGGCTTGCCAAGCTCCAGCGCCTTGACCGTCTGTAGCATCCACAACCAAATCAGGTGTACTGTCATTTGAAAGAAGAATCGCATCATTTGGAATAGGAGTAACGGTAGGACTACTTACAGTTCCGCGAATGCTCTTCATGGAAACACCGGGCATTGAAATCGCTGCACCAGATAATGCACCTTGAGAACTACTAGTAAGTTTATTGCTGATTTTAGCGGTAAGATTCCAGCCAACATGTGTTCCACGTACATCTTCAACTTCAGTATAATAAGTAGGAGAAGTATCTGCTAAGGGAATAGAGGCAGCTCCTGTTGCTATAGCAGTACTTTTAAAGTTGAACAATTTAGGAATACGCATTAAAGCCAATGAGGCTGCTTCATTTCCTGTACCGGGGTTTGATGTATCGGATGGATCTGTTGTTTCAGGTGAGGTAACCGTTCCAGCTAAAAATTCAGCTTGTAGGTCTGTTGTTCCTTCTTGGGCATCTGCTGCTAAAACGACT
This window encodes:
- the gnd gene encoding phosphogluconate dehydrogenase (NAD(+)-dependent, decarboxylating), with protein sequence MVDIRFRKRYHFYRHTTYDVSKIGQGVTMMKIGIIGLGKMGINLAENCVDAGHQVVGYDLHLPQLAENQNEMTLVNHLSQMIEELPRPRIIWSMVPSGAPTEAIFQEMMTLLEPEDIFIDGGNSNYKESVIRGKLMAEKQLYFFDVGTSGGMKGAREGACFMIGGDEHIFKQIEPLFAGIAVANGYLYAGAVGSGHYLKMVHNGIEYGMMQAIGEGFDLLEHAPYSFDYEKVAKVWNNGSVIRSWLMELTQSAFKKDQRLEEIQGIMYSSGEGKWTVEESLEQQVATPIITMSLMMRYRSLYPDTFSGKVVAALRNEFGGHEVEKK
- a CDS encoding gluconate:H+ symporter, producing MELLIVGLGILILLFLIMKVKLNTFVSLVIVSILVAVGLGMPLTQIITTVENGIGSQLGHLALVFGFGAILGKLVSDAGGAYRISTTLINKFGRKKIQIAVLIASFIIGIALFFEVGLVLLIPIIFTIASELGISILYLGIPMAAALSVTHGFLPPHPAPTAISGIYNANIGMVLLYGFLIAIPTSIIAGPLYTKVAQKLVPDAFNRTGNIAALGKQKKFVLEETPGFGISTLTSLFPVILMALATCYELLSGGKITEKSSMFDQVIAFIGTPGMAMLLSLLFAIYTMGIRRKQTMPEIMKSAEEAIKQIAMMLLIIGGGGAFKQVLIDGGVGDYVAQLFVHSTLSPLILGWVIAAVLRICLGSATVAALTAAGLAAPLMAATGTNPALMVIATGAGSLIASHVNDAGFWMFKEYFNLSIKETFATWTVLESIISIVGLIGALTLNLIV
- a CDS encoding WxL domain-containing protein, which codes for MKKKLLIIGLISTATLLSTSVVLAADAQEGTTDLQAEFLAGTVTSPETTDPSDTSNPGTGNEAASLALMRIPKLFNFKSTAIATGAASIPLADTSPTYYTEVEDVRGTHVGWNLTAKISNKLTSSSQGALSGAAISMPGVSMKSIRGTVSSPTVTPIPNDAILLSNDSTPDLVVDATDGQGAGAWQALIPADQLQLKVADLAKVKVGDDYAGKITWTLTAGPNQTP
- a CDS encoding FadR/GntR family transcriptional regulator; translated protein: MLESSQQKGQSLAQQVASKMEEFIKEQRYKVGDKLPNEFELATELNVGRGTIREAIKLLAARNVVIIQRGKGTFVSENPGLTEDPLGLSFITDKKRLSHDLMDVRVMIEPEIAKLAAEHATPAEVEEMEAICLAIEKLIHENKNHEEKDIQLHSAIAKASKNVVVPSLIPIIQTAISLFINLTNRSLKEETIETHRQIVEAIKIKDGEAAKKAMQRHLGYNKDELNI
- the gntK gene encoding gluconokinase, with the protein product MKDYVIGVDIGTTSTKAVLYDKNGNVKGYANKEYPLYQEIPDMAEQDPDEIFETVIDVLTAVVRKSGADVARIAGVSFSSAMHSLILLDEENQLLTRCITWADNRAYHQAEELKNSAAGLAIYHRTGTPIHPMSPLSKILWLKEEHPDLIQQTAHFIGIKEYVFYKLFGQFKVDFSIASATGLFNIHELRWDDEVLALLDISNEQLSELVETDHQVMGLKQSYAEVMGLPIDTPFIVGASDGCLSNLGVNAIDGKTLALTIGTSGAVRMVTDKPVTDAQGRTFCYALTKDKWVIGGPVNNGGIVFRWVRDQLFAPEKITAEQMQVDSYEILTQIAEKIPAGSDGLLFHPFLGGERAPLWDANAKGSFIGLTTRHTRAHMVRASLEGIVFNLYSVMLILEELVERPERIHATGGFARSALWRQLLADIFEQEVSIPESYESSCLGAAVIGMESLGLIESIEEVSSMIGVTNQHIPNEAHFPVYRELLPIFIRTTRLLQSEFQAIADFQRKYTH